Proteins from a genomic interval of Burkholderia cepacia GG4:
- a CDS encoding ABC transporter substrate-binding protein — MFKHKAALTAVACALAFGTAAAHAADKPLKSIGVTVGSLGNPYFVTIVKGAEARAKQLNPNAKVTAVSADYDLNKQFTQIDNFISAHVDIILLNATDPKAIEPAVKKAQAAGITVVAVDVAAAGANATVQTNNVKAGELACDYLAKKLNGKGNVIIENGPQVSAVIDRVNGCKAVLAKNPGIKLLSSDQDGKGSREGGMNTMQGYLTRFPKLDGVFTINDPQAIGSDLAAKQLNRPGIVITSVDGAPDIEVALKSNTLVQASSSQDPWAMAQQAVNVGYGIMNGQKPANPMILIEPTLITRDNVKGYKGWSSPR; from the coding sequence ATGTTCAAGCATAAAGCCGCCCTGACCGCCGTCGCCTGCGCGCTCGCATTCGGCACTGCCGCCGCCCATGCCGCCGACAAGCCGCTGAAATCGATCGGCGTCACGGTCGGGTCGCTCGGCAACCCGTACTTCGTCACGATCGTGAAAGGCGCCGAAGCGCGCGCCAAACAGCTCAACCCGAACGCGAAGGTCACCGCGGTATCGGCCGACTACGACCTGAACAAGCAGTTCACGCAGATCGACAACTTCATCTCTGCGCACGTCGACATCATCCTGCTCAACGCGACCGATCCGAAGGCGATCGAACCGGCGGTGAAGAAGGCGCAGGCGGCCGGCATCACGGTCGTCGCGGTGGACGTCGCGGCAGCCGGCGCGAACGCGACCGTGCAGACCAACAACGTGAAGGCCGGCGAGCTGGCGTGCGACTACCTCGCGAAGAAGCTCAACGGCAAGGGCAACGTGATCATCGAGAACGGCCCGCAGGTATCGGCCGTGATCGATCGCGTGAACGGCTGCAAGGCCGTGCTCGCGAAAAACCCCGGCATCAAGCTGCTGTCGAGCGACCAGGACGGCAAGGGCTCGCGCGAAGGCGGGATGAACACGATGCAGGGCTACCTGACGCGCTTTCCGAAGCTCGACGGCGTGTTCACGATCAACGACCCGCAGGCGATCGGCAGCGATCTCGCGGCAAAGCAGCTGAACCGCCCGGGCATCGTGATCACGTCGGTCGACGGCGCGCCTGACATCGAGGTGGCGCTCAAGTCCAACACGCTCGTGCAGGCATCGTCGAGCCAGGATCCGTGGGCGATGGCGCAGCAGGCCGTCAATGTCGGCTACGGGATCATGAACGGCCAGAAGCCGGCCAACCCGATGATCCTGATCGAGCCGACGCTCATCACGCGCGACAACGTGAAGGGCTACAAGGGCTGGAGCAGCCCGCGCTGA
- a CDS encoding carbohydrate kinase family protein: protein MTTTFPRLIVFGEALTDFIRDDAQHWRSVAGGSCWNVARVGARLGVPTAFAGTVSRDIFGDELMRRSANAGLDLRFMRQVDRAPLLAMVVSKQPPDYFFIGEHSADLAFDPADLPDGALDAAEIVHVGSLGVVREPLASRLIEVVAAARAAGKRISFDPNYRAPMAAPSYRDTLRRLAGLADWIKVSDEDLRGLFPELDEAAALAQLRAWAPDASVLVTRGAAGMQLLHRDTALFQPAFATEVADTVGCGDASIGGWLASQLTHADASAAEHLRYAAACAAVACAHAGAYAPTAAEVAEIVATRAAAEPADTALSN, encoded by the coding sequence ATGACGACGACGTTCCCCCGCCTGATCGTATTCGGCGAAGCGCTGACCGATTTCATCCGCGACGACGCGCAGCACTGGCGCAGCGTCGCCGGCGGCTCGTGCTGGAACGTGGCGCGCGTCGGCGCGCGGCTCGGCGTGCCGACCGCCTTCGCCGGCACGGTCAGCCGCGACATCTTCGGCGACGAACTGATGCGCAGGAGCGCGAATGCCGGGCTCGACCTGCGCTTCATGCGGCAGGTCGACCGCGCGCCGTTGCTCGCGATGGTCGTGTCGAAACAGCCGCCCGACTATTTCTTCATCGGCGAACACAGCGCCGATCTCGCCTTCGATCCGGCAGATCTGCCCGACGGGGCGCTGGACGCGGCCGAGATCGTGCATGTCGGCTCGCTCGGGGTCGTGCGCGAGCCGCTCGCGTCGCGCCTGATCGAGGTCGTGGCGGCGGCACGCGCGGCCGGCAAGCGGATCTCGTTCGACCCGAACTACCGCGCGCCGATGGCCGCACCGTCGTATCGCGACACGCTGCGCCGGCTGGCCGGGCTCGCCGACTGGATCAAGGTATCCGACGAGGATCTGCGCGGCCTGTTCCCGGAACTCGACGAGGCAGCCGCGCTCGCGCAATTGCGCGCATGGGCGCCCGATGCGAGCGTGCTCGTCACCCGCGGCGCGGCCGGCATGCAGTTGCTGCATCGCGACACCGCGCTGTTCCAGCCGGCGTTCGCGACCGAGGTCGCCGACACCGTCGGCTGCGGCGACGCCAGCATCGGCGGCTGGCTCGCCAGCCAGCTCACGCACGCCGATGCGTCGGCGGCCGAGCACCTGCGCTACGCGGCGGCTTGCGCGGCGGTCGCCTGTGCGCATGCAGGCGCGTACGCACCGACGGCCGCCGAGGTGGCCGAGATCGTGGCAACCCGCGCGGCCGCCGAACCGGCCGACACCGCGCTGTCGAACTAG
- a CDS encoding SulP family inorganic anion transporter, protein MTTAPIRPDAGPQCADHFAALDAAPPPRTRRIGLDALAGLSIAGLLIPEAVAYAGLANLPPQAGLIALLSGLVVYALTGSSRFAIVSSTSSSAAVLAATVLAESGMALAAQLALAAALVAMTGVLFILAGVARLGGMSDFIARPVLRGFTFGLALTIVIKQLPKILAISVQHSDAPRVALDLVTGAPHANLASVALGAAALALLFVLGRRSRVPATLVVIVLSIAAGYVFDWQHYGIAIVGHIDFQHLEFGLPHLDRNAWMQTVELAFALMLILYAESYGSIRNFALKHGDSVSANRDLVAIGCANLVSGLLHGMPVGAGYSATSANEAAGAQSRFAGLWAAGVVALIVWLLLPQLARTPEPVLAAIVIFAVSHSLHPSVFRPYWVWHRDRLVVIAALLAVLVLGVLHGLLAAIGVSLLLTLRKLSEPNVSVLGRLRDGHDFVDVANHADARPVSGVLIVRPEAQLFFANADRMLNRVRALMKAAPDAHTVMLSLEETPDVDGTTIESLRTFAAECAARGLQFAIVRLKEHALHALRRAADDTLRVDAMSELSVDESLQVLLSRGNGGNGGQGGA, encoded by the coding sequence ATGACGACCGCCCCGATCCGTCCGGATGCCGGCCCGCAGTGTGCCGACCATTTCGCCGCACTCGATGCGGCGCCGCCGCCGCGCACGCGGCGCATCGGTCTCGATGCGCTGGCCGGCCTGTCGATCGCCGGGCTGCTGATTCCCGAGGCGGTCGCATATGCGGGGCTTGCCAACCTGCCGCCGCAGGCCGGTCTCATCGCGCTGCTGTCGGGGCTCGTCGTCTATGCGCTGACCGGCAGCAGCCGCTTTGCGATCGTGTCGTCGACCTCGTCGTCGGCTGCCGTGCTCGCGGCGACCGTGCTGGCCGAGTCGGGGATGGCGCTGGCCGCGCAGCTCGCGCTGGCGGCTGCGCTGGTCGCGATGACCGGCGTGCTGTTCATCCTGGCCGGCGTCGCGCGGCTCGGCGGTATGTCGGATTTCATCGCGCGTCCGGTCCTGCGCGGTTTTACGTTCGGACTGGCGCTGACGATCGTCATCAAGCAGTTGCCGAAGATTCTCGCGATCTCGGTACAGCACAGCGATGCGCCGCGTGTCGCGCTCGACCTCGTCACCGGCGCGCCGCATGCGAACCTCGCGAGCGTCGCGCTCGGCGCGGCCGCGCTGGCGCTGCTGTTCGTGCTCGGGCGGCGCTCGCGCGTGCCCGCGACGCTCGTCGTGATCGTGCTGTCGATCGCGGCCGGCTATGTGTTCGACTGGCAGCACTACGGGATCGCGATCGTCGGACACATCGATTTCCAGCACCTCGAATTCGGCCTGCCGCATCTCGACCGCAACGCGTGGATGCAGACGGTCGAGCTCGCGTTCGCGCTGATGCTGATCCTCTATGCGGAGTCGTACGGCTCGATTCGCAACTTCGCGCTGAAGCACGGCGACAGCGTGTCGGCGAACCGCGACCTCGTCGCGATCGGCTGCGCGAACCTCGTGTCGGGGCTGCTGCACGGGATGCCGGTCGGCGCCGGCTATTCGGCGACGTCGGCGAACGAGGCCGCGGGCGCACAGTCGCGTTTCGCGGGATTATGGGCGGCCGGCGTGGTCGCGCTGATCGTGTGGCTGCTGCTGCCGCAGCTCGCCCGCACGCCGGAGCCCGTGCTTGCGGCGATCGTGATCTTCGCGGTCAGCCACTCGCTGCATCCGTCGGTGTTCCGGCCGTATTGGGTCTGGCATCGCGATCGGCTCGTCGTGATCGCCGCGCTGCTCGCGGTGCTCGTGCTCGGCGTGCTGCACGGGCTGCTCGCGGCCATCGGCGTGAGCCTGCTGCTGACGTTGCGCAAGCTGTCGGAGCCGAACGTGAGCGTGCTCGGCCGGCTACGCGACGGCCACGACTTCGTCGACGTCGCGAATCATGCCGATGCCAGGCCGGTATCCGGTGTGCTGATCGTGCGGCCCGAGGCACAGCTGTTCTTCGCGAACGCGGACCGGATGCTCAATCGCGTCCGTGCGTTGATGAAGGCGGCACCCGATGCGCATACCGTGATGCTGAGCCTCGAGGAAACGCCGGACGTCGACGGCACGACGATCGAATCGTTGCGGACGTTCGCGGCCGAATGCGCGGCGCGCGGGCTGCAGTTCGCGATCGTGCGGCTCAAGGAGCATGCGCTGCATGCGCTGCGCCGCGCGGCTGACGATACGCTGCGTGTCGATGCGATGTCCGAACTGAGTGTCGACGAGAGCCTCCAGGTGCTGCTGTCGCGCGGCAACGGCGGCAACGGCGGGCAGGGCGGCGCGTGA
- a CDS encoding ParB-like protein: protein MALGSDVHLIPVRLDALRPTQMTVGYREVKAKRKHWKTLDKRARKAAIESHWFPAILGPGGQHYITDHHHLGLALIEEGESRVNAMLLRDLSWLDDTIFWRMMEHNQWVHPFGADGSRRDYAHLPKSLTGLEDDPYRSLAGELRTAGGYAKDATPFSEFLWADYLRQHVTLDQIRKNFAKALDVSLSRAHEQDARYLPGWSGVIAVKS, encoded by the coding sequence ATGGCACTCGGCAGCGACGTTCACCTTATTCCCGTCCGGCTCGACGCACTGCGTCCGACGCAGATGACGGTCGGCTATCGCGAAGTGAAAGCGAAGCGCAAGCACTGGAAGACGCTCGACAAGCGCGCGCGCAAGGCCGCGATCGAATCGCACTGGTTTCCGGCCATCCTCGGCCCGGGCGGGCAGCACTACATCACCGATCACCACCATCTCGGCCTCGCGCTGATCGAGGAAGGGGAGTCGCGCGTCAACGCGATGCTGCTGAGGGATCTGTCCTGGCTCGACGACACGATCTTCTGGCGGATGATGGAACACAACCAGTGGGTGCATCCGTTCGGCGCGGACGGGTCGCGCCGCGACTACGCGCATCTGCCGAAGTCGCTGACGGGCCTTGAGGACGATCCGTATCGCAGCCTCGCGGGCGAGCTGCGCACGGCAGGTGGTTATGCGAAGGATGCGACGCCGTTCAGCGAATTCCTGTGGGCCGACTATCTGCGCCAGCACGTCACGCTCGACCAGATCCGCAAGAATTTCGCGAAGGCGCTCGACGTGTCGCTGAGTCGCGCACACGAACAGGACGCGCGCTATCTGCCCGGCTGGTCGGGTGTCATCGCCGTTAAATCCTGA
- a CDS encoding GNAT family N-acetyltransferase, protein MTEPSIAALPVLETDRLWLRPRVLADLDASIAMDRDPEVTRYIAGPWHDPDEHRRFVTHRIMRDYPPGLGYWSIFEKAVPDAFIGWILLIPDYAGGARDVEIGWRLVHAAWGRGIACEAAAAVVRHAFDTVRLPRVIADIAAANTGSLNVARKLGMRRVSVVHDGLPYVRHRLERHDLRA, encoded by the coding sequence ATGACCGAACCATCCATTGCCGCGTTGCCGGTGCTGGAGACCGACCGGCTGTGGCTGCGCCCGCGCGTGCTGGCCGATCTCGACGCGAGCATCGCGATGGATCGCGATCCCGAGGTGACCCGGTACATCGCAGGCCCGTGGCACGACCCGGACGAACATCGCCGCTTCGTCACACACCGGATCATGCGCGACTATCCGCCGGGCCTCGGCTACTGGTCGATCTTCGAGAAGGCGGTGCCCGACGCATTCATCGGCTGGATCCTGCTGATTCCCGACTACGCGGGCGGCGCGCGCGACGTCGAGATCGGCTGGCGGCTCGTGCATGCGGCATGGGGGCGCGGCATCGCGTGCGAGGCCGCGGCGGCCGTCGTGCGTCACGCGTTCGACACGGTGCGGCTGCCGCGCGTGATCGCCGACATCGCCGCGGCGAACACGGGCTCGCTGAACGTCGCACGCAAGCTCGGCATGCGTCGCGTCAGTGTCGTTCATGACGGCCTGCCTTACGTTCGCCATCGTCTCGAGCGCCACGACCTGCGCGCCTAG
- a CDS encoding MFS transporter: MSWTREQRNVTIAAYLGWTLDAFDFFLMVFVLKDIAAEFASTIPAVAFALTLTLAMRPIGALIFGRLADRFGRRPTLMVNIACYSLLELASGFAPSLTALLVLRALFGIAMGGEWGVGSALTMETVPTHARGFVSGLLQAGYPSGYLLASIVFGLFYQYIGWRGMFMVGVLPALLVLYVRTHVPESPAWKQMEKRPRPSLAATMQQNWKLTIYAIVLMTAFNFFSHGTQDLYPTFLREQHHFDPHTVSWITIVLNIGAIVGGLSFGAISERIGRRRAIFIAALIALPVLPLWAFSSGPVALAAGAFLMQISVQGAWGVIPVHLNEISPDEIRATFPGVVYQLGNLLASGNATMQASLAISQGNNYGFALALVAGSVAVVIAVLILFSRERRGIDMTQSVNTRTTVG; this comes from the coding sequence ATGAGCTGGACCCGCGAACAACGCAACGTCACGATCGCCGCCTACCTGGGCTGGACGCTCGACGCGTTCGATTTTTTCCTGATGGTCTTCGTGCTGAAGGACATCGCCGCCGAATTCGCGTCGACGATCCCAGCCGTCGCGTTCGCCCTCACGCTGACGCTCGCGATGCGCCCGATCGGCGCGCTGATCTTCGGCCGGCTCGCCGATCGCTTCGGGCGCCGCCCGACGCTGATGGTCAACATCGCCTGCTATTCGCTGCTCGAACTCGCGTCGGGGTTCGCACCGAGCCTGACCGCGCTGCTCGTGCTGCGCGCGCTGTTCGGCATCGCGATGGGCGGCGAATGGGGGGTCGGCTCCGCGCTGACGATGGAAACCGTGCCGACCCATGCGCGCGGCTTCGTGTCGGGGTTGCTGCAGGCCGGTTATCCGAGCGGATACCTGCTCGCATCCATCGTGTTCGGCCTGTTCTACCAGTACATCGGCTGGCGCGGGATGTTCATGGTCGGCGTACTGCCCGCGCTGCTCGTGCTGTACGTGCGTACGCACGTGCCCGAATCGCCGGCCTGGAAGCAGATGGAAAAGCGTCCGCGGCCGAGCCTGGCGGCCACGATGCAACAGAACTGGAAGCTCACGATCTACGCGATCGTGCTGATGACCGCGTTCAACTTCTTCTCGCACGGCACGCAGGACCTCTACCCGACCTTCCTGCGCGAACAGCATCACTTCGATCCGCATACCGTGTCGTGGATCACGATCGTGCTGAACATCGGCGCGATCGTCGGCGGCCTGTCGTTCGGTGCGATCTCGGAACGGATCGGCCGCCGTCGCGCGATCTTCATCGCCGCGCTGATCGCGCTGCCCGTGCTGCCGCTGTGGGCGTTCTCGAGCGGCCCGGTCGCGCTCGCGGCCGGCGCATTCCTGATGCAGATTTCGGTGCAGGGTGCGTGGGGCGTGATACCCGTCCACCTGAACGAGATCTCGCCGGACGAGATTCGCGCGACCTTCCCTGGTGTCGTCTACCAGCTCGGCAACCTGCTCGCTTCGGGTAACGCGACGATGCAGGCGTCGCTCGCGATTTCCCAGGGCAACAACTACGGTTTCGCGCTTGCGCTCGTGGCCGGCAGCGTCGCCGTCGTGATCGCGGTACTGATCCTGTTCAGCCGCGAGCGGCGCGGCATCGACATGACGCAATCGGTCAATACGCGTACTACCGTCGGCTGA
- a CDS encoding TetR/AcrR family transcriptional regulator — protein MAVSQEGRPSTGRPSGTRSSGNRQAGGTKARILDAAEDLFIEHGFEAMSMRQITSRAAVNLAAVNYHFGSKEALIHAMLSRRLDQLNQERLGILDRFDAQLGAHITCEHVLGAMFIPALKASRDPDRGGPAFLRLIGRAYTDPSPFVRNFLTAHYASVAGRFFDAFQRALPHLPRTELGWRLHFAIGALSGALAGAETESLIDEFSQGRTMNDVQMIARLSSLIVAALKAPMPDSAQLSIFAAVLDDAGASEAFGLPSSTASADTATLHPAN, from the coding sequence ATGGCAGTAAGTCAGGAGGGGCGGCCGTCTACGGGACGGCCGTCCGGGACGCGGTCATCCGGCAATCGGCAAGCCGGCGGGACGAAGGCGCGCATTCTCGATGCGGCCGAGGACCTGTTCATCGAACATGGCTTCGAAGCGATGTCGATGCGACAGATCACGTCGCGCGCTGCGGTAAACCTCGCCGCGGTCAACTACCACTTCGGCAGCAAGGAAGCGCTGATCCACGCGATGCTGTCGCGTCGGCTCGACCAGCTCAACCAGGAACGCCTCGGCATCCTGGACCGTTTCGATGCGCAGCTCGGTGCGCACATCACCTGCGAGCATGTGCTCGGCGCGATGTTCATTCCCGCACTGAAGGCCTCGCGCGACCCCGATCGCGGCGGCCCCGCGTTCCTGCGGCTGATCGGCCGCGCCTACACCGATCCGTCGCCGTTCGTGCGCAACTTCCTGACCGCGCACTATGCGAGCGTCGCCGGCCGCTTCTTCGATGCATTCCAGCGCGCGCTGCCGCATCTGCCGCGCACGGAGCTCGGCTGGCGGCTGCACTTCGCGATCGGCGCGCTGTCCGGCGCGCTTGCCGGGGCCGAAACCGAAAGCCTGATCGACGAGTTCTCGCAAGGCCGCACGATGAACGACGTGCAGATGATCGCGCGACTGTCGTCGCTGATCGTCGCCGCGCTGAAGGCGCCGATGCCCGACAGCGCGCAGTTGTCGATCTTCGCGGCCGTACTCGACGATGCGGGCGCGAGCGAGGCGTTCGGGCTGCCGTCGAGTACGGCTTCTGCCGATACGGCGACGCTGCATCCGGCGAACTGA
- a CDS encoding AMP-binding protein, which produces MSSSAATAAAQLPPNTDGIWYASYPHGVPHEIDVTQYASLVQFFDECTTRFAERVAYVSAGASMTYRTLAQKVDAFASYLQSMGVKPGDRVAIMLPNTFQYPVALFGTLKVGAIVVNVNPLYTVRELAHQLKDSGAQTIVVFENFARTLQDALPETQVKNIVVTALGDLLADGFNAKGRLINFVLKHVKKLVPAYHLPQAVRLRSALELGARSKPQPVPMTRDDLAFLQYTGGTTGVAKGAMLTHGNLIANLLQAKAWIADQVSGDVETVLTPLPLYHIYSLTVNAFIFMGLGGRNILIANPRDMKMVMKIIRNETFTGITGINTLYNAFLDNEEFRKRDFSRLKLAMAGGMAMQRAVAERFQQVTGRPVVEGYGLTECSPIVTMNPVDLNDMAAFSGSIGLPAPSTVVRFRREDGTWAGIGEPGELCVHGPQVMRGYWQRPDETAKVIDADGWLGTGDIGVMDERGFIRLIDRKKDMILVSGFNVYPNEIEEVLVMHPGISEAAAIGIPDEVQGERIKVFVVRRDPTLTVDDVLAHCRKNLTGYKMPKFVEFRDALPQTNVGKILRRALRDEELARINAAKQR; this is translated from the coding sequence ATGTCCTCAAGCGCAGCAACCGCAGCGGCACAGCTGCCGCCGAACACCGACGGTATCTGGTACGCGTCGTATCCGCACGGCGTCCCGCACGAGATCGACGTCACACAATACGCGTCCCTCGTGCAGTTCTTCGACGAATGCACGACGCGCTTCGCCGAACGGGTCGCCTATGTGAGCGCAGGCGCATCGATGACCTACCGCACGCTCGCGCAGAAAGTCGACGCGTTCGCATCGTATCTGCAGAGCATGGGCGTGAAACCGGGCGACCGTGTCGCGATCATGCTGCCGAACACGTTCCAGTACCCGGTCGCACTGTTCGGCACGCTGAAGGTCGGCGCGATCGTCGTCAACGTCAATCCGCTCTACACCGTGCGTGAACTCGCGCATCAACTGAAGGACAGCGGCGCACAAACGATCGTCGTGTTCGAGAATTTCGCGCGCACGCTGCAGGACGCGCTGCCGGAAACGCAGGTGAAGAACATCGTCGTCACCGCGCTCGGCGACCTGCTCGCCGACGGCTTCAACGCCAAAGGACGCCTGATCAATTTCGTGCTGAAGCACGTGAAGAAGCTCGTGCCGGCCTACCACCTGCCACAGGCCGTGCGGCTGCGCTCTGCACTTGAACTCGGTGCGCGCAGCAAACCGCAGCCCGTCCCGATGACGCGCGACGATCTCGCATTCCTGCAATACACCGGCGGCACGACCGGCGTCGCGAAAGGCGCGATGCTCACGCACGGCAACCTGATCGCGAACCTGCTGCAGGCCAAGGCGTGGATCGCCGACCAGGTCTCGGGCGACGTCGAAACCGTGCTGACGCCGCTGCCGCTTTATCACATCTATTCGCTGACGGTGAACGCGTTCATCTTCATGGGGCTTGGCGGGCGCAACATCCTGATCGCGAACCCGCGCGACATGAAGATGGTGATGAAGATCATCCGCAACGAAACGTTCACCGGGATCACCGGCATCAACACGCTGTACAACGCGTTCCTCGACAACGAGGAATTCCGCAAGCGCGACTTCTCCAGGCTCAAGCTCGCGATGGCGGGCGGGATGGCGATGCAGCGCGCGGTCGCGGAGCGCTTCCAGCAGGTCACGGGCCGGCCGGTCGTCGAAGGCTACGGGCTCACCGAATGCTCGCCGATCGTCACGATGAACCCGGTGGACCTGAACGACATGGCCGCGTTCAGCGGCTCGATCGGCCTGCCCGCGCCGTCGACCGTCGTGCGCTTTCGCCGCGAGGACGGCACCTGGGCCGGCATCGGCGAGCCGGGCGAGCTGTGCGTGCACGGTCCGCAGGTGATGCGCGGCTACTGGCAGCGGCCCGACGAAACCGCGAAGGTGATCGACGCCGATGGCTGGCTCGGCACCGGCGACATCGGCGTGATGGACGAGCGCGGCTTCATCCGCCTCATCGACCGCAAGAAGGACATGATCCTCGTGTCGGGCTTCAACGTGTATCCGAACGAGATCGAGGAAGTGCTGGTCATGCATCCGGGCATCAGCGAAGCCGCCGCGATCGGTATTCCGGACGAAGTACAGGGCGAACGGATCAAGGTGTTCGTCGTGCGCCGCGACCCGACGCTCACGGTCGACGACGTGCTCGCGCACTGCCGCAAGAACCTCACCGGCTACAAGATGCCGAAGTTCGTCGAATTCCGCGACGCGCTGCCGCAGACCAACGTCGGCAAGATCCTGCGCCGCGCGCTGCGTGACGAGGAGCTCGCCAGGATCAACGCCGCGAAGCAACGCTGA
- a CDS encoding DUF1571 domain-containing protein encodes MNEGKNRRTTYAAAAAVACMLSLAQPALHAQETADAASATPAVALPADLAKVAREPVAQQARWLRTAAQRGTLAQLDDATLTALFKSLDPLAVPLYIHNGPNGYPSYQFTMVRQERISGKWSDTPDRMLVKTTREPLRVYAKWLPGSAHAGQETIYDATQRKDEMYGHLGGLLGKIPLWTALDGALARAQSNHQVKDLGTEFITNLYLTEGRKYQEAGVQRPTQVEAKTIGGVRVVALTYETPTGRPQFYAKKEILGLDLHAPYFRTVESYDNDGKIFERIVIEKIAPATLDDTAFDPKNPDYAF; translated from the coding sequence ATGAACGAAGGAAAGAACCGCCGCACGACTTATGCCGCCGCCGCTGCAGTCGCCTGCATGCTGTCGCTCGCACAGCCGGCCCTGCATGCGCAGGAGACAGCCGATGCCGCGAGCGCGACGCCGGCGGTCGCACTGCCGGCTGATCTCGCGAAAGTCGCGCGCGAGCCGGTCGCACAACAGGCGCGCTGGCTGCGCACGGCCGCACAGCGCGGCACGCTCGCGCAACTCGACGACGCGACGCTCACGGCGCTCTTCAAGTCGCTCGATCCGCTCGCCGTGCCGCTCTATATCCACAACGGTCCGAACGGCTATCCGTCGTACCAGTTCACGATGGTGCGCCAGGAGCGCATCAGCGGGAAATGGTCCGACACGCCCGACCGCATGCTCGTGAAGACCACCCGCGAGCCGCTGCGGGTTTATGCGAAATGGCTGCCGGGCAGCGCGCATGCCGGACAGGAGACGATCTACGACGCGACGCAGCGCAAGGACGAGATGTACGGCCATCTCGGCGGCCTGCTCGGCAAGATTCCGTTGTGGACGGCACTCGACGGCGCACTCGCGCGTGCCCAGTCGAATCACCAGGTGAAGGATCTCGGCACCGAGTTCATCACGAACCTGTACCTGACCGAAGGAAGGAAATACCAGGAGGCCGGCGTGCAGCGGCCGACCCAGGTGGAAGCGAAGACGATCGGCGGCGTGCGCGTGGTCGCGCTCACCTACGAGACGCCGACCGGCCGGCCGCAGTTCTACGCGAAAAAGGAAATCCTCGGGCTCGACCTGCACGCGCCCTACTTCCGGACCGTCGAGTCCTATGACAACGACGGCAAGATCTTCGAGCGGATCGTCATCGAGAAAATCGCGCCGGCGACGCTCGACGACACCGCTTTCGATCCGAAAAACCCCGACTACGCGTTCTGA
- the hfq gene encoding RNA chaperone Hfq codes for MANPAESHPQNDFINAARKERKRVEIYLVNGIRLTGCIESFDQYLVMLRTPVGLQGIYKRAISTIQLDTGGSRPGGSGPRGPRTGGRPGGREGGGHSPYGSHGGSRESRGDGGYGSREPREGYGAPREPREGYGAPREPREGYGAPREPRESYGAPRDGGDASGNTSSTGNGPVIVTRRRRIVPDGQ; via the coding sequence ATGGCCAATCCCGCAGAATCCCATCCGCAAAACGACTTCATCAATGCGGCGCGCAAGGAACGTAAGCGCGTTGAAATCTATCTCGTCAACGGCATTCGTCTGACGGGGTGTATCGAGTCGTTCGACCAGTACCTGGTGATGCTGCGCACCCCCGTGGGTCTGCAAGGCATCTACAAGCGTGCGATTTCCACGATCCAGCTCGATACGGGCGGTTCGCGTCCGGGCGGCAGCGGCCCCCGCGGCCCGCGTACCGGCGGTCGGCCGGGCGGCCGCGAAGGCGGTGGCCACAGCCCGTATGGCTCGCACGGCGGCTCCCGCGAGTCGCGTGGCGACGGCGGCTACGGCTCGCGCGAGCCGCGCGAAGGCTACGGTGCCCCGCGCGAACCGCGCGAAGGCTACGGTGCGCCGCGTGAACCGCGCGAAGGCTATGGTGCCCCGCGCGAACCGCGCGAAAGCTACGGTGCGCCGCGCGATGGCGGCGACGCATCGGGCAACACGTCGTCGACCGGCAACGGTCCGGTCATCGTCACGCGCCGCCGGCGAATCGTGCCGGACGGCCAGTAA